The genomic segment CTATCCTTTCTCCTTTCCAGTCAAATACGTTGAATGCCACTGCTGGTCCTCGATCAAATTTTACCTTTGGTCCATAGATTCTGACTAGGGGATGCCCATTTTCTGAATGTGGATGTTGAAGACTCGTTAATGCATTTACCAACCAGTTGATGAGGTACCTTGCTCTGGTACTGATTGATATCAGGCCCAATGAATCTGCATGATCCAAGCCTCTACATTCAAGATATGAATACCCACTTCCACTGCTAGCAATGATTTGGGATTGGGAGGATTCAAATGATGCCACTGATACCTCAATTTCTGGTGCTTTGTGTTTTACTGAAACCTCTTTGGTTTCTTGCAGTTCAGAAGTTTTCTCACTTGTCTGCTGCCTGGACATAGGACCTGAGGAGGAGCCTTGCAAACCATCATCATCATGTAACTCTTGTTTCGCTCTTTCTTCAGTTTCTGTGTCGTCATTAGCTGACTCTTCTGAAATTTGAGAAGGTCGCCTAGCTGGGACAAGCCTCACTAAGCCTGCACTAGCTGAATCCTTTATAACTGAAGAACTGGATTTCTTTACAAATAGACAGCCAAAACCAGATGGGTTTTCACCAAAAACCTTGAAAAAAGAGCAGATAAGAAAATCTGGCTTAAAGAGGGAGAGGCCCAGGGTCTCCATATCCTTGGGACCCAAGCCACAAGCATCAAGCAAGACATGCCATCCATTTTCCCGAGCCATGTTCATCCAGAGGTATGAATACCTAGCTCCTGTCATCCTTGATTGAAGTGGGAAAACAAATAGTCCCCTCCTATTCTTCCTTTTACGTCTTACCTTCTCTAGCAACTTCCCTGAATGTATTCTTAAACTCTTCCATGAGAATTCAGCTGACATGACCCGTGCTCCTCTGTTCTTGGAACTTTCTATCATGATTTTCACTGCCTCGTTCTCATGGTCGTATACTGTAAGAAGGTTGTGATTTGACTGAAATGGATAAGAGTCTGCAAGAAGTTTGAATGCGGATGACTGGTTGGCCGTGAAAACCATCGAGTAATCATCTTCAGAGAGATTCATTAATGCCATAATTCTTTTCTGTATCTTGCATTCCAGTTCCGATTCTTGGCAACCATACTGTATTTGAGAATGTAAGTTTGCTGCCTTGTAGGAAATGCCAAAGAAGGGCGTTTCTAAACTTGAGGAATATTGCCGT from the Populus nigra chromosome 1, ddPopNigr1.1, whole genome shotgun sequence genome contains:
- the LOC133681096 gene encoding uncharacterized protein LOC133681096, which gives rise to MHSPCTGEASQACFHNLFQLPFLGILEPQSSTSITTAASSRHDFEVAMASSMYPNSQFTNHESFPSLQESFSYFTKAFPLYSQTDQADKIREQEYYHLSLSNHVCLDYIGHGLFSYSQQRSYSREATVASTSSSSLPLRQYSSSLETPFFGISYKAANLHSQIQYGCQESELECKIQKRIMALMNLSEDDYSMVFTANQSSAFKLLADSYPFQSNHNLLTVYDHENEAVKIMIESSKNRGARVMSAEFSWKSLRIHSGKLLEKVRRKRKNRRGLFVFPLQSRMTGARYSYLWMNMARENGWHVLLDACGLGPKDMETLGLSLFKPDFLICSFFKVFGENPSGFGCLFVKKSSSSVIKDSASAGLVRLVPARRPSQISEESANDDTETEERAKQELHDDDGLQGSSSGPMSRQQTSEKTSELQETKEVSVKHKAPEIEVSVASFESSQSQIIASSGSGYSYLECRGLDHADSLGLISISTRARYLINWLVNALTSLQHPHSENGHPLVRIYGPKVKFDRGPAVAFNVFDWKGERIDPAIVQKLADRNNISLSCGFLHHIFFSNKYENEREQILETRTSEGGTVLNGKRDKLYSGISVVTAALGFLTNFEDVYKLWAFVSRFLDADFVQKERWRYTALNQMTIEV